The following is a genomic window from Candidatus Bathyarchaeota archaeon.
TTCATCGCCGCAGGAAACACTAGTCTTCACCAAACCATACTAAAAACCCTCGAAAAGGCACAATCTTAATGATAACACTTGTAAAAGACTATCCAGCCCTCCTCCACAAACAAAAACAACACAAAACCCTCATCATCGCAGATCTTCACCTAGGCTGGGAAATAAACCTCGCGAAAAAAGGCATCCACATCCCGTCACAAATGCCAAAAATCCTTCAAGAACTCCTTCAACTGATGAACAAAACAAAACCAAACACCCTCATAATCCTGGGAGACGTAAAACACAGCATAGTAAAAGCAGAGCCAAGCGAATGGCGAGACATACCTGAATTCTTCAAAACCATAAAAACCAGGGTCAACGACATCCAAGTCATCCGCGGAAACCACGACGGAAACCTTAAACCACTACTCCCTCCAACCGTACAACTACACCCCTCAACAGGCATAACCCTAAACACAACAGGGCTTTTCCACGGACACACATGGCCAGCTAAAAAACTCCTAAACTGCAAAACCCTCATAATGGGCCACGCCCACCCAACAGTTGCCTTCCGCGACTTCCTCGGATTCCGAATAACAACGCCAGTTTGGATAAAAGCCAAATGCAACACCGAAAAGCTGGCAAGCGCATACTTAAAAGGCAAACATATCAAAACAAACACTAACCCCACTGCAATCATCCAAAAAAAATTCAACATAAAACCCAGAGTTAAGCAACTAATCATAATGCCGTGCTTCAACGACTTCCTCGGAGGACGCCCTATCAACAAAAAGCGCGAACGCAAAAGTTACATCGGCCCGATTCTCCGCTCCGAAGCAATAAACAGAGACAAAGCAGAAGTATACATGCTCGATGGAACATTCCTAGGAACCATAGAACAACTTAAAGCGCTAAACTAGACGCTGCAAAGGAAAAAATCTTATTAGATTCGTTCTCCAGTTTTACACTGAGATGAAAAAATCTTGTCCAGGGACGAAAATTTTGAAAGATGGTTTAGAAGAAAAATGCGACGACCATTCTCCAGTGGATGGTTCTTTGAAGATATAGATGAAATGCTTCGTGACATTGAAGAAATAATGAACAAAGAACTAAAAGAATTCACTTCTCGCATACCAAAAGGCTACGTGAGAGAACGCAAATTGCCAGATGGAAGAAAAATCCGCGAATTAGGCCCCTTCGTATACGGCTACTCCATGACAATCGGCCCCAACGGAAAACCAGTAATAAGAGAATTTGGAAACATCCAACCCAGCAAGCGTGGACCAATGATAAAAGAAGAACGTGAACCTCTAGTCGACGTAGTAAACACAGATGGCGAAGTAAAAGTAGTTGCTGAACTGCCAGGAGTAAACAAAAAAGACATAAAGCTCCACGTTTTGGACGACATACTAACGATTTCTGTTAACACGCCAGATCACAAATACTACAAAGAAATAAATCTGCCGACTGAAGTCAAACCAAAAAACGCAGAGACATCCTATAAAAACGGCGTGTTAGAAGTAACGTTGCAAAAGACTGAAAAGCGCAAAGCAAAGGGAAAATCCATCAAAATAGAGTAAGCCACCTTTTTCTTACCTTTCTTGTTCGCAGCCACCCTTTTATGCAATTCTTATTAATACTAATCGCGGCGAACCACTTGGCAAAAACCTCAGAGCTTGAAATACTTCAGCAAATCTGCAAAAAAGCAGCAACTGGAAAACTAATCAAGGAGGCTGACTTGAACAAACTCTCCAGTGCCTTCGACCAACGTTTCGCAAAAGCCTGGGAAACGGTCAAAGACAAACGCGTAAAAAAGTATGTTTTCAAACCCAGCAACCGCATCGTCTGGATCGTTGTAGGAAAAGAACGGGACTATCTAATAATGCCTGCAGTTGATTTTTGCACATGTGACGATTTCTACTTCCGAGTAATGGATAGACAGATACATTTATGTTACCACCTGATAGCACAGAAGCTAGCTAAAACATTAGAAAGCTATGACTCGTATAAAGAAGAAGATAGGCTTTATAGCGTGTTAATGAAGGAATGGAAAAAGGCGATAGCTTAAATAACCAATTGTGTTAACTATGCAAAAGGAGAAAACCCACATTGGGCATAGAAGAGTTCTTCCAAGCAATAATGTACATTTTGATGACCACGGCGTTCATAACTTTGGTGATCATTTTCCTTACACTACTTCGCGGGCAAGAAGAAGGAACTCAATAATCAAAAAGGGAACTGTGACATAATTCCACTAAATCTATTTTGCTTTATGTCTAATGAGAAAGAACAGAAGCAAACATGAAAACGTCAAAACTATAGCAAGGAACATGGCTGATAAAGCATGAGGTCCAGATCCAATCATAATTGGGATAGGGCCGACGAAAATTATGATGCCTGTGCTAACAGAGTTGCCAGAGACAAAGCAGGAAGCCATAATCAAGATAGTTCCTGTGAAGATTAGTGAAAGGCCAACCAGAAGCAACCTAAACCCAGTTAATTGAGACATCGCCATACTTCCATGTCTTTCCTACAAATAGCTAAAAGCAATTTTGACGAGGAAAAGCACCACCAAAATAATAGATAGAACAAAAAGCGCTTTCACAGTTCTTCTGTCGGTTCCAAAGACTATAGGAAAAGGCCCGATGATAATTGCACCTCCACCTCCAACTTTCTTTTCACCATTTGTTGACGAAAAAAGCAGAAAAATTACAGCAATAAAAACTACTATGACTCCTGCTAGAATAAGCATGAAACCTAAAGTCGATAAAAGAGTAGAATCAATCATTGAAATTCACTGCTTATACAGTGAAAGGGCTAAATTCTGACTATTTTTCTATAGAAATGTAGAGGATGTTATTTCCTCTAACTAAGACGCTGCCATAGTTGGCGATTAGCTTTTCACCTCTACATTCAGTGGCACCTTCTAGAATAATGTTCATATGACCATCACATTTCTTCATGTTACCTTTATACGTGACGCCATTTTTCAGTGTTATGTTGACATTGCTGTTTAGTTGTTTCACTAAAACGTTCAAGGGTTTCTTGCTTGGCTCTAAACTGTTCACGTTAATGACTCCTGATGAATATGAGACATAGCCCTACCATATAAAAGTTTTATGAGAACTTGTCCCTAAGCTAGACAGCTTTCAGTTCCAAAACTTTCCCAACCTCAAGGGTTAACGCTGAACCCTGTCCCCCTTACATCTGTAATGATTTATGTGAACCTTCAAAAGCCATCGGATTGAAATCTAGCTACTGGTCTGTTGTTAATGCTTCAGTTTCCGCGGTTTACCCGCCTGGTGTACCGTGGAATGGAACGTTCTTCCAGAGGATTTCCCACCAATCTTCTTCTGTTATGGCTTCTTTTTTGACGACTAACTCCATGATTTTGTTGAGGAGTTCATGGTGTTTTCTTTCGTCGACAGCTATGGACTCTAGTAGAAACTTGACTTTCTTGTCTTTTATTTTAGGCATAATTTCGCCTAGGGTGGATATGACCTTTTCTTCGTCCGCGATGTGCTTTGCGGTTATCTTTTCAAGTTCTCTATATTCTTTGTCTGTTAACGCTGGAGTGACTGTAGTGATGGACATTGCTGCTTTGTAGATTCCGGCATGTTTTTGAGAGTCAAAAGCTATTGCACGTAAAACTTGCTTCACTAAGGGATTTCTCACTGTTTCTAGGCTGTTCGTGATTGACTCAACGATATGATGTTCCAATTTAATCTGGTCTCTAAAGAATCCCATAATTTCGTCTTCCGGCATCTCACACATTCCTCCCGTTTACAATCCATGTTTACGCAAATATAACCACTATTAAAGATAGTGTTTTAAAGCATTTGAGAAATTATGACTAAAGCACCAGCTGCCCAGCAATAAAGCGCAAACCAGTGAAACCTCTTTTTCATAACTACTTTCCGCAAAACTTTGAGCGATAGGTAACCCACAGCCATCGATGTCACAACACCTACAACCACTGCAATCACATCTCCGTGGCCAATTAATAAATTCAAATCGCCCGACTTCGCGATAGTCGCACCTAAAACCGCTGGAATCGACAATAAAAAAGAGAATCTAAAAGCGGTTTCCTTACCCACTCTTCGCAGTAGCCCTATAGAAATAGTGGCTCCGCTCCTTGAAATACCGGGAATTATAGCGGTTCCCTGTGCTATTCCTACAAGCAACGAGTCCAGAAAGCCTAAAGCCTTATCGCCTTCTCTTTGTTCTGAGAAGAAAAGTAAGAAGCCAGTTGCCAAAAGAGCGGCTCCCACGACAAGCAAGTTGTCAAAAAAAGACTCGAAAAGATCTTGAAAAATGTAACCAATAACCGCGGTAGGTACACTGCCCACAATAACACAAACGCCAAGCTTCCCCTCTTCAGACCTTAAATTTCGCCTAACAAGCGCCTTCAAAACCTCTACAATGTCTCTTCGAAAGAAAGCCACAATCACAACAAGTGTACCCACATGAAGAAGAACAAAAAAAATCACAGGTGGTCGCCAACCAAAAAATTCCTTTGCAATAGCCAAATGCCCCGAGCTAGACATTGGCAACCACTCTGTCAAGCCTTGAATTACCCCAAAAATCACCGCTTCGATAAACGACGCCATAAACTTCCCAGTTGTCCCACCACATATTTAAGTTTCCCAAAACCGCAACAGTCCCAGCTCTGATCAGAAGCCTATTCAGAGACAAATAAAATCCCTAGAAGCGGGGCACAAGCTGAATCCCATCACGCTTATAAGAAGACATAAATAGTTTATCCCATTTGTTCTTTTGAAGTTATCACGTGGGATAATATTTATGCCCCAAAAGGTTTTTTGTCAAAAATGCGGTTACGTTTTATATAACGGCCCGGACCTGAAACCGCCAGACGAAATCATACAGAAATACGACGGAAAATGTCCAAAATGCGGCAGAAAACTATCCTCCGTACCCATAGATGTGGAAGTCAAGCCAGCAGAATAGAAAGTTGACAAGGTGTCGTGACTTGAGTAAGCAAGGACAAAAGACCCACCTCTACAAGTTTAACGCCAAAAACGGTAAAATAGTCTCCTTCGCAGAGTTTGAAATGCCAATTTGGTACAAAGGCATAATTCCAGAACATTTGGCGGTAAGAAACAACGTTGGTATTTTCGACGTAACTCACATGGGAAGAGTAATAATCACCGGACCTGACGCCGAAGCATTCCTCAACTACGTAACAACAAACAACGTCTCCACCCTAGAACCCCTAAGCGCCCACTACTCAACCATGTGCAACGAAAGAGGCGGAATAAAAGACGACTTCGTCATCTCACGACAAGAAAAAGAAAAATTCTTCATGGTATACAACGCCGCTAACAGAAACAAAAACTATCAATGGCTAACAAAACAAGCAACCCACTTCAACGTAAAAATAGAAGACATGTCAGACAACATAGCCATGTTCGCAGTCCAAGGACCCAAAGCCCAAGAAACGCTACAGAAAATTTCCACCGAAGACCTAAACGAAATTAAACGATTCAAATGCGGCTGGACAAAACTCGCAGGCCTTGAAGCTTTCATTTCAAGAACAGGCTACACAGGCGAAGACGGATTCGAAGTGTTCATCTGGAACACTCCCGTTTCAAACCCGGAAAAAGCAGTAAAAGCGTGGAACACAATTCTTGAAGCGGGAAACGAATTTCTCATTGAGCCTTGCGGCTTAGGCGCCAGAGACACTTTAAGACTAGAAGCTGGCATGTGCCTCTATGGCAACGACATTGACGAAAACACTACGCCCCTAGAAGCGAGAATAAGTTTTGTGGTGAAGCTGAAAAAAGAAAATTTCATAGGCAAGGAAGCCCTGCTCAAACAGAAAGCTGAAGGAGTAAAGAAAAAGCGTATTTGTCTAAAAATGCTTGGACCTGGAATTCCACGCCCCAAGCATGAAATCTCTAAAGACGGGGAGAAAATAGGTTATCTGACAAGCGGAACCTTCTCGCCTCTATTAAAGTACGGCATCGCTATGGCCTATGTCCAAACGGAGCATGCAATTCAAGGTGAAACAGTAAACGTAAAGATAAGAAATAAACAGGCAAAAGCTGAGATAGTCAAATCACCATTCTACGACCCCAATCGATATGGTCACGCAAGAAAACACTGATGCAAAATGCTTTCGGAACCGCAAGGGAAATAAAAGAGTTTTATCAACTTGATTGAGCAAAAAGGGGACGTGACTATTGGACCTTAGAAATTTGATATCACGAGAAAAAATAGTGGACGCTCTACATAGTCTATCAAACTTAAGAATCCCTGTTTCTCGTTCCACTTTGCTCACAATTTCAGCATTAACGTTAATTTTCTTTGTCGCCTTCTCTATAAGACTGTTCCCTATCCGTTGGGGGCTCGAACTCTCAGAATTCGACCCGTACTTTCAATATCAGTTTACAGAAAAAATAGTGAAAGACGGATACTTCGACTGGGTTACGTGGAAAACGTCTGAAGCCAATCGATGGTATCCTCTTGAAGTATCGGTCGGGCGCGCAGCTTTTCCTGGTCTTCCTCTAACCGCTGCAACCCTGTACAACATACTCTCTATCTTGGGGGTGCCCATATCCCTATACCACTTTTGCATAATATTTCCAGTTATTTTTGGGGCGTTGGCGTGTTTAATAGCGTTTTTCTTAGGAAGCGATGTTGGAGGCAAGACTGTAGGTCTTTTCTCTGCCTTCTTCCTCGCATTGAATTCATCCCATATTACAAGAACATCTATAGGATTTTTCGATGATGAAACCGTTGGAATAGGGGCTATTCTCCTTTTCGCGTTTTTGTTTCTCAGAGCCTTAGATGAAAAACGCCCCAAAAAACACTCTGCACTTTA
Proteins encoded in this region:
- a CDS encoding ferritin-like domain-containing protein — encoded protein: MPEDEIMGFFRDQIKLEHHIVESITNSLETVRNPLVKQVLRAIAFDSQKHAGIYKAAMSITTVTPALTDKEYRELEKITAKHIADEEKVISTLGEIMPKIKDKKVKFLLESIAVDERKHHELLNKIMELVVKKEAITEEDWWEILWKNVPFHGTPGG
- a CDS encoding metallophosphoesterase, producing MITLVKDYPALLHKQKQHKTLIIADLHLGWEINLAKKGIHIPSQMPKILQELLQLMNKTKPNTLIILGDVKHSIVKAEPSEWRDIPEFFKTIKTRVNDIQVIRGNHDGNLKPLLPPTVQLHPSTGITLNTTGLFHGHTWPAKKLLNCKTLIMGHAHPTVAFRDFLGFRITTPVWIKAKCNTEKLASAYLKGKHIKTNTNPTAIIQKKFNIKPRVKQLIIMPCFNDFLGGRPINKKRERKSYIGPILRSEAINRDKAEVYMLDGTFLGTIEQLKALN
- the gcvT gene encoding glycine cleavage system aminomethyltransferase GcvT, with the protein product MSKQGQKTHLYKFNAKNGKIVSFAEFEMPIWYKGIIPEHLAVRNNVGIFDVTHMGRVIITGPDAEAFLNYVTTNNVSTLEPLSAHYSTMCNERGGIKDDFVISRQEKEKFFMVYNAANRNKNYQWLTKQATHFNVKIEDMSDNIAMFAVQGPKAQETLQKISTEDLNEIKRFKCGWTKLAGLEAFISRTGYTGEDGFEVFIWNTPVSNPEKAVKAWNTILEAGNEFLIEPCGLGARDTLRLEAGMCLYGNDIDENTTPLEARISFVVKLKKENFIGKEALLKQKAEGVKKKRICLKMLGPGIPRPKHEISKDGEKIGYLTSGTFSPLLKYGIAMAYVQTEHAIQGETVNVKIRNKQAKAEIVKSPFYDPNRYGHARKH
- a CDS encoding endonuclease Q family protein: MPQKVFCQKCGYVLYNGPDLKPPDEIIQKYDGKCPKCGRKLSSVPIDVEVKPAE
- a CDS encoding ribonucleoprotein — translated: MNSLEPSKKPLNVLVKQLNSNVNITLKNGVTYKGNMKKCDGHMNIILEGATECRGEKLIANYGSVLVRGNNILYISIEK
- a CDS encoding Hsp20/alpha crystallin family protein — encoded protein: MSRDENFERWFRRKMRRPFSSGWFFEDIDEMLRDIEEIMNKELKEFTSRIPKGYVRERKLPDGRKIRELGPFVYGYSMTIGPNGKPVIREFGNIQPSKRGPMIKEEREPLVDVVNTDGEVKVVAELPGVNKKDIKLHVLDDILTISVNTPDHKYYKEINLPTEVKPKNAETSYKNGVLEVTLQKTEKRKAKGKSIKIE
- a CDS encoding DUF131 domain-containing protein, giving the protein MIDSTLLSTLGFMLILAGVIVVFIAVIFLLFSSTNGEKKVGGGGAIIIGPFPIVFGTDRRTVKALFVLSIILVVLFLVKIAFSYL
- a CDS encoding undecaprenyl-diphosphate phosphatase gives rise to the protein MASFIEAVIFGVIQGLTEWLPMSSSGHLAIAKEFFGWRPPVIFFVLLHVGTLVVIVAFFRRDIVEVLKALVRRNLRSEEGKLGVCVIVGSVPTAVIGYIFQDLFESFFDNLLVVGAALLATGFLLFFSEQREGDKALGFLDSLLVGIAQGTAIIPGISRSGATISIGLLRRVGKETAFRFSFLLSIPAVLGATIAKSGDLNLLIGHGDVIAVVVGVVTSMAVGYLSLKVLRKVVMKKRFHWFALYCWAAGALVIISQML